Proteins co-encoded in one Bremerella sp. TYQ1 genomic window:
- a CDS encoding lactate racemase domain-containing protein gives MPWISETAKEIKKPELLAILDRAIEEARQRICGTPKRVLLLPPDITRMHSGSGWITEYFWEKLKDEAEIHVIPTLGQHEPHTPEQNKQMFGNIPNEIIHAHDWRDGCVKVGEISADFVKEISEGAADWAIPIWLNKMLMEEQWDLIINIGHVVPHEVLGFANHNKNYFIGLAGKDLICTSHMMAASCGIENNLGNLITPVRAVFNKAEDEMLGHLPDFYVQVVLSRNEEGELVHTGVHIGDDLDTYLNAAKQSRAENITVFDEPVKKIVCVMQGDEFFSTWVANKSVYRTRMAIADGGELLVIAPGLKRFGEQPDVDALIRKYGYQPTPKILELYKENDDMQDLAHGTAHLMHGTSEGRFTIRYAPGHLNQEEVEQVHFAYADYDETLKRYPIETMKEGFNTMPDGEEIFFIATPSAGLWSTKEKLYNRKTGFAEV, from the coding sequence ATGCCTTGGATTTCCGAGACCGCAAAAGAAATCAAAAAGCCAGAGTTGCTTGCCATTCTCGACCGAGCCATCGAAGAAGCTCGCCAGCGGATTTGCGGCACTCCTAAGCGAGTTCTCCTACTTCCTCCCGACATCACACGCATGCATTCCGGCTCAGGCTGGATCACAGAGTACTTCTGGGAGAAGCTCAAAGACGAAGCGGAAATCCACGTCATTCCCACGCTCGGACAGCATGAACCGCATACGCCTGAGCAGAACAAGCAGATGTTCGGCAACATCCCGAACGAAATCATCCACGCCCACGATTGGCGTGATGGATGCGTGAAAGTGGGTGAGATCTCGGCTGACTTCGTCAAAGAAATCAGCGAAGGGGCCGCCGATTGGGCCATTCCGATTTGGCTCAACAAAATGCTCATGGAAGAACAATGGGATCTGATCATCAATATCGGTCACGTCGTTCCCCACGAGGTGCTCGGCTTTGCCAATCACAACAAGAACTATTTCATCGGTCTTGCCGGCAAGGACCTTATTTGCACTTCGCACATGATGGCGGCCAGCTGCGGGATCGAGAATAACCTCGGCAATCTGATCACTCCTGTTCGCGCCGTCTTCAATAAAGCCGAAGACGAGATGCTCGGTCACTTGCCAGACTTCTACGTTCAAGTCGTTCTGTCGCGTAATGAAGAAGGCGAACTTGTGCACACCGGCGTTCACATCGGTGACGATTTGGACACCTACTTGAACGCTGCGAAGCAGTCGCGTGCCGAGAACATTACCGTGTTTGACGAGCCCGTCAAAAAGATCGTCTGCGTCATGCAAGGAGACGAGTTCTTCAGCACTTGGGTCGCGAACAAAAGCGTGTACCGCACCCGAATGGCAATCGCCGACGGCGGCGAACTGTTGGTGATCGCCCCAGGCCTCAAACGTTTTGGTGAACAGCCTGACGTTGATGCGCTGATTCGGAAGTATGGCTATCAGCCGACGCCAAAAATCCTCGAACTCTACAAAGAGAACGACGACATGCAGGATCTGGCCCATGGCACGGCTCACCTGATGCATGGCACTTCGGAGGGCCGCTTCACCATTCGTTACGCACCAGGCCACTTGAACCAGGAAGAAGTCGAACAGGTTCACTTCGCCTATGCGGACTACGACGAAACGCTGAAACGCTACCCAATCGAAACCATGAAAGAAGGCTTCAACACGATGCCTGACGGCGAAGAAATCTTCTTCATCGCGACACCTTCGGCCGGTTTGTGGAGCACGAAAGAAAAGCTGTACAACCGCAAGACAGGGTTTGCTGAGGTTTAG
- a CDS encoding leucyl aminopeptidase has product MKVTSTEHKISDFSGDVIVVGVYEDGLSPPANQLDNLIGGSITRLLESGDITGKPNELTTILAPSGFATTRVFVVGLGKKEDLNLQRAYEAASSAAVALSGKKVEKAAFYLDDFWPSEVTEQAIAGAVVGVHGQDIYRKEKKQNPPAEILWNSATDEVLERGIALANAINLTRSLVNRCANDIYPATFAEEAAVVAENHDLNIEVWDKAKLTEENCGSLLAVARGSVKDPRLVIVRYTGGKKGAPPLALVGKGVTFDSGGLSLKPSDGMITMKADMAGAATVLGAIKAIAAWKLPVNVVALCGLVENMVSGDSYKLGDILTSRSGKTIEVLNTDAEGRLVLADVLNVALDEKPMAIVDLATLTGACVVALGQDTAGLMTNEPDWCREIEQAALTTGEKMWQLPMYPEFGDQVKSQIADVKNVGDGRWGGAITAAKFLEEFIDDTPWTHIDIAGPSFAEKPKPYCSGGATGFAVRTLLELARRQANG; this is encoded by the coding sequence ATGAAGGTCACGAGTACCGAACACAAGATTTCTGACTTTTCCGGGGATGTGATCGTCGTCGGGGTGTACGAAGATGGCCTATCGCCGCCAGCAAATCAGCTGGACAACCTGATCGGCGGATCGATCACACGTTTGCTTGAGTCGGGCGATATCACGGGAAAACCGAACGAACTAACCACGATCCTTGCCCCTAGTGGTTTCGCGACAACGCGTGTCTTTGTTGTCGGCCTGGGCAAGAAGGAAGATTTGAATCTTCAACGAGCCTATGAAGCAGCTTCGTCCGCTGCGGTGGCTCTGTCTGGTAAGAAGGTAGAAAAAGCAGCGTTCTATCTCGACGACTTCTGGCCATCGGAAGTCACCGAGCAAGCGATTGCCGGGGCAGTTGTCGGTGTCCATGGACAAGACATCTACCGCAAAGAGAAGAAACAGAATCCGCCAGCCGAGATCCTCTGGAATTCGGCAACCGACGAAGTTTTGGAACGCGGTATCGCTTTGGCCAACGCGATCAACCTGACACGTTCGCTGGTCAACCGCTGTGCCAACGATATCTATCCTGCGACATTCGCCGAAGAAGCTGCCGTCGTGGCCGAAAACCACGACTTGAACATCGAAGTTTGGGATAAAGCCAAGCTCACCGAAGAAAACTGCGGAAGCCTTCTAGCAGTTGCCCGCGGCAGCGTAAAAGATCCTCGCTTGGTAATCGTTCGCTATACCGGCGGCAAGAAGGGTGCTCCGCCACTCGCTTTGGTCGGTAAAGGGGTGACTTTCGACAGCGGTGGGCTTTCGCTGAAGCCATCCGACGGCATGATCACCATGAAAGCTGATATGGCCGGTGCCGCGACAGTGCTCGGTGCCATTAAGGCCATCGCCGCGTGGAAGCTGCCGGTCAACGTCGTCGCACTTTGCGGCCTGGTCGAGAACATGGTCTCTGGCGACAGCTACAAACTGGGCGACATCCTCACTTCGCGCAGCGGCAAGACAATCGAAGTCTTGAACACCGACGCCGAAGGTCGCTTGGTCCTCGCCGACGTATTAAACGTTGCCCTCGATGAAAAGCCGATGGCGATTGTCGATCTGGCAACGCTCACCGGTGCATGCGTTGTCGCACTTGGGCAAGATACGGCCGGCCTAATGACCAACGAGCCGGACTGGTGTCGCGAGATCGAACAAGCGGCGCTGACGACCGGCGAAAAAATGTGGCAGTTGCCGATGTATCCTGAATTCGGTGATCAAGTGAAAAGCCAAATTGCCGACGTAAAGAACGTGGGCGACGGGCGTTGGGGCGGAGCAATCACCGCAGCCAAGTTCCTTGAAGAGTTCATCGACGATACTCCGTGGACTCATATCGACATCGCAGGCCCTTCCTTTGCCGAAAAACCGAAGCCATACTGCAGTGGTGGCGCAACCGGTTTTGCGGTTCGTACATTGTTGGAATTGGCGCGACGCCAAGCCAACGGTTAG
- a CDS encoding EF-hand domain-containing protein has product MLIRLFFSVPILSVLLCVSPASADVGELSSSSVHAYQTEFKEADQNKDGVLDGEELKAYLQPFPEEMFEILVRRRSSQGHVAATVEDLLEVAKLMKRWKGYDPRVVKSNRLLWEYADRNDDGTLDKEEISQGKLVSGHRQILLEKMDASSQGITFSSFMDAFGEFLRDVEMRRTMENILYRHHGAKDQPISSLLTAYEDKDEANVQEKDERKEEEFNSRHADYFRSFDTNGDEVISGKEGHELPRSIKSAFFGATLKDGELHVPLEGPPISIDQFHEVVESLYQARLKKILAQRHAEGEQDRQRGLDRYISSLLPGSTRSRGNDTDDVVTIESSPHASYFQHLDQDGNGVVEGDEFANLPSFLESGFHQRFPDAWSKKQITIREFHTYWENLKRERSAAKRRSNEDRRYAEYRAKLFSSDEVDPQVTKKPESEEAAAVANAPADTAAEATINDKTAVPDSCTVDIVLIRRAQEDLPERTLAEEVMSMLKEPGPPLSAKLLPWLADKSN; this is encoded by the coding sequence ATGCTCATACGACTTTTCTTTTCGGTACCGATTCTTAGCGTCTTACTCTGTGTGTCGCCTGCATCGGCGGATGTAGGTGAACTGAGTTCTAGCTCGGTTCATGCCTACCAAACAGAGTTCAAGGAAGCCGACCAAAATAAAGATGGCGTCCTCGACGGCGAAGAATTGAAGGCCTATCTCCAACCGTTTCCTGAGGAGATGTTCGAAATCCTCGTTCGCCGACGTTCTTCTCAAGGACATGTTGCTGCAACGGTGGAAGATCTTCTGGAAGTCGCCAAGTTGATGAAACGCTGGAAAGGGTATGACCCTCGCGTAGTGAAAAGTAATCGTCTCTTATGGGAATACGCCGATCGCAACGACGATGGAACGTTGGACAAGGAAGAGATTTCTCAGGGAAAGCTTGTAAGTGGCCATCGGCAGATTCTGCTTGAGAAAATGGATGCGTCTTCGCAAGGAATCACCTTTTCCTCATTTATGGATGCCTTCGGTGAATTCCTTCGCGACGTTGAAATGCGACGCACCATGGAGAACATTCTATATCGCCATCATGGTGCGAAGGATCAACCAATTTCTAGTTTACTGACGGCCTATGAGGATAAGGACGAAGCAAACGTACAAGAGAAGGATGAAAGGAAAGAAGAGGAATTTAACAGCCGACATGCAGATTATTTTCGCAGCTTCGACACCAATGGCGATGAGGTTATATCTGGGAAAGAAGGGCATGAGCTACCTCGCTCGATCAAGTCCGCTTTTTTTGGGGCAACTTTGAAGGATGGCGAGTTACACGTTCCGCTCGAAGGCCCTCCCATTTCCATTGATCAATTTCATGAGGTTGTTGAATCGCTTTATCAGGCAAGATTAAAGAAGATTTTAGCTCAACGGCATGCGGAAGGTGAGCAGGATCGTCAGCGAGGGTTGGATCGATATATAAGTTCGCTTCTGCCTGGTTCTACGAGAAGTCGCGGCAACGACACCGACGATGTAGTGACAATCGAATCGAGCCCGCACGCATCTTACTTTCAGCATCTCGATCAGGATGGCAATGGGGTCGTGGAAGGGGATGAATTCGCAAACCTACCCAGTTTTCTTGAATCAGGTTTTCACCAAAGGTTTCCCGATGCTTGGTCGAAGAAGCAGATCACGATTCGAGAGTTTCACACCTATTGGGAAAATCTAAAGCGAGAACGCAGTGCGGCGAAGCGGCGTAGCAATGAAGATCGCCGCTATGCGGAATATCGGGCAAAACTGTTCTCAAGCGATGAAGTCGATCCCCAAGTAACCAAGAAGCCAGAGTCTGAAGAAGCTGCTGCCGTGGCAAATGCTCCTGCCGATACAGCGGCGGAAGCTACCATCAACGATAAGACCGCAGTGCCTGACTCATGTACGGTAGACATTGTGCTGATTCGTCGCGCTCAGGAGGACTTGCCCGAGCGTACTTTGGCAGAAGAAGTGATGAGCATGCTGAAAGAGCCAGGGCCGCCACTTTCGGCGAAGTTATTGCCATGGCTGGCTGACAAAAGCAATTAA
- a CDS encoding c-type cytochrome yields the protein MEVYPVNQYDPLMPGILMAIVAVVHVFLAQFAVGGGMLLCYFQWLSMTGRCANARLFVHGYFKWLVLISFVAGAVTGVGIWFTAIQVSAPTIGEMIFNFHWIWATEYLFFLLEIFAGYLFYRYHRHVDDATCLKLLGMYAFAAWMSLFLINGIISWQLTPGGWIETHSIVAGFFNPTFWPSLFFRTIVALTLAGLVACIVVNTMNKLQQDEKRTLINYASHLLLPMILMPFLGIWFVMVMPEDSRGWITGGSPAMTLFLNIAVGASVAIGGYAVIGMFFQKLYINGATATLLLMLAFGATAGGEFVREGSRKPYSIRYWMYSNGLFPDEIAQMRKDGCLANDPYPLTEGTKVAGEITTKGAKVFRRQCAVCHTVVGINGVVDLTKTWDEEQMRMNIAKLQHLKPFMPPFAGTPEELESLVRYLKWVEDQDDESAEAAIKEEDLADIQKWLDAAGTEPGSGLQHRSDLVEEVRN from the coding sequence ATGGAAGTTTATCCGGTCAATCAATACGACCCACTCATGCCAGGAATTCTGATGGCAATCGTGGCGGTCGTGCATGTGTTTCTTGCCCAGTTTGCGGTGGGCGGGGGAATGCTACTTTGCTATTTCCAGTGGCTTTCTATGACTGGCCGCTGTGCCAATGCGCGGCTATTCGTGCATGGCTATTTCAAGTGGTTGGTTCTTATCAGCTTCGTCGCGGGCGCGGTGACCGGAGTTGGAATCTGGTTCACTGCCATTCAAGTCAGTGCCCCAACGATCGGTGAGATGATTTTTAACTTTCACTGGATTTGGGCGACGGAATACTTGTTCTTCCTGCTAGAGATCTTTGCAGGCTATTTGTTTTACCGTTACCACCGTCATGTCGACGACGCGACCTGTCTGAAATTGCTGGGCATGTATGCGTTCGCGGCGTGGATGAGCTTGTTTCTGATCAACGGTATCATCAGCTGGCAGCTAACGCCCGGTGGGTGGATTGAAACGCATTCGATTGTCGCGGGATTTTTTAACCCGACGTTCTGGCCGAGTCTGTTCTTTCGGACGATTGTCGCGCTGACGTTGGCTGGGCTGGTCGCATGTATCGTTGTGAACACCATGAACAAGCTTCAGCAGGACGAAAAGCGAACGCTAATTAATTACGCGTCGCATTTGCTTCTGCCCATGATTTTGATGCCGTTTCTCGGCATTTGGTTTGTGATGGTGATGCCAGAGGATAGCCGTGGTTGGATCACCGGTGGCAGTCCAGCGATGACATTGTTTTTGAACATTGCCGTTGGAGCCTCCGTGGCAATCGGAGGTTATGCGGTCATCGGAATGTTCTTTCAGAAGCTCTATATCAACGGCGCGACAGCCACTTTGCTGCTCATGCTTGCGTTTGGAGCGACTGCTGGGGGGGAATTTGTCCGAGAAGGGTCTCGGAAGCCTTATTCGATTCGCTACTGGATGTATTCCAACGGGCTGTTCCCGGACGAGATCGCCCAGATGCGAAAAGATGGCTGCCTGGCCAACGATCCCTATCCGCTTACCGAAGGGACAAAAGTTGCCGGCGAGATCACCACCAAGGGAGCCAAGGTGTTTCGGCGGCAATGCGCGGTATGTCATACCGTGGTAGGTATCAATGGTGTGGTCGATCTTACGAAAACGTGGGACGAAGAGCAGATGCGAATGAACATTGCGAAACTGCAGCATCTCAAGCCGTTCATGCCTCCTTTTGCTGGTACACCGGAGGAGTTGGAATCGTTAGTGCGATACCTCAAGTGGGTCGAAGATCAAGATGATGAATCGGCGGAAGCGGCGATCAAGGAAGAAGATTTAGCGGACATTCAGAAATGGCTCGATGCCGCCGGTACCGAACCCGGTTCGGGGCTACAACATCGCAGTGATCTCGTCGAGGAGGTGCGAAACTAA
- a CDS encoding DUF1571 domain-containing protein, with protein sequence MTKSLLSRRTLLAGGTALACGLTRATYGEDQRQGLREPVYRVSNRTGGPAQQVTAEHPLAPALRMAEQGLTSINQNIRDYECTLVKREQINGKLTDQEFIYTKIRNEQADASGRVSTPFSVYMYFLKPSSVKGREVLYVKGHNNGNLMAHEGGALLKHVTVSLDPLGALAMRGQRYPITDVGIKNLIVRLIEVAKQDMQYGECDVKFYNGAKINGRVCTVIEVVHPVPRKNFRFHKAHVFIDDELQVPIRFASWDWPSQQGGQPAMLEEYTYMNLKLNNGFTDADFDPHNEKYGFNV encoded by the coding sequence ATGACCAAGTCCCTCCTCTCTCGCCGAACGCTGCTCGCCGGCGGCACGGCTTTGGCCTGCGGGCTGACCCGGGCGACTTACGGTGAGGATCAACGTCAGGGCTTACGCGAGCCCGTTTATCGCGTTTCCAACCGTACCGGCGGCCCTGCTCAGCAGGTTACTGCCGAACACCCGCTGGCCCCTGCCCTGCGAATGGCGGAACAAGGGCTGACAAGCATCAACCAGAACATTCGTGATTACGAATGCACGCTCGTCAAGCGAGAGCAAATCAACGGTAAGCTGACCGATCAAGAGTTCATCTATACCAAGATTCGCAACGAGCAAGCCGACGCGAGTGGCCGTGTCTCGACGCCATTCAGCGTCTACATGTACTTTCTGAAACCTTCCAGCGTGAAGGGCCGCGAAGTGCTGTACGTGAAAGGGCACAACAACGGGAATCTGATGGCTCACGAAGGGGGCGCCCTGCTGAAGCACGTCACCGTTTCGCTCGACCCATTAGGTGCATTGGCCATGCGTGGCCAGCGTTATCCAATCACGGATGTCGGTATCAAGAATTTGATCGTCCGTTTGATCGAAGTCGCCAAGCAAGACATGCAATATGGCGAATGTGACGTAAAGTTTTACAACGGCGCAAAAATCAATGGTCGCGTTTGCACCGTGATCGAAGTGGTTCACCCAGTACCACGAAAGAACTTCCGCTTCCACAAAGCTCACGTCTTCATCGACGATGAACTTCAAGTGCCGATCCGATTCGCTTCGTGGGATTGGCCATCCCAGCAAGGTGGACAACCAGCAATGCTGGAAGAATACACCTACATGAACTTGAAGCTCAACAATGGCTTCACCGATGCGGACTTTGACCCGCACAACGAAAAGTACGGCTTCAACGTTTAG
- a CDS encoding MBL fold metallo-hydrolase yields MPEINFIRIVSMPFDENTYLLYREGVTSCVVVDPGLEPEKIVKALEERKLQVAAILNTHGHSDHIAGNGTMKQMWPDAPLVIGHGDAEKLTDPNKNLSAPFGLALVSPEEDATVKGGDVYSAADIDFEVRETPGHSQGHVVFVVKDGTRTIVLGGDVLFSGSIGRTDFPDGSFADLKRSIEEQLFTLPTDSIILPGHGPTTTVGDEIESNPFVGKPAGYDPAS; encoded by the coding sequence ATGCCTGAGATCAATTTTATCCGAATCGTCAGTATGCCGTTCGATGAAAACACCTATCTCCTTTATCGAGAAGGTGTTACGTCATGTGTTGTCGTCGATCCAGGATTAGAGCCAGAAAAAATCGTGAAAGCGCTCGAGGAGCGGAAACTTCAAGTTGCGGCAATTCTCAACACCCACGGTCACAGCGACCACATCGCTGGCAACGGCACCATGAAGCAAATGTGGCCGGATGCCCCTTTGGTGATTGGGCATGGTGACGCTGAAAAGCTGACCGATCCCAATAAGAACTTGAGTGCACCATTTGGGCTGGCGCTTGTTAGTCCGGAAGAGGACGCGACAGTCAAAGGGGGGGATGTTTATTCGGCCGCTGATATCGACTTCGAGGTCCGCGAAACCCCAGGGCATAGCCAGGGGCACGTCGTATTCGTTGTGAAAGATGGCACGCGGACCATCGTTTTGGGGGGAGACGTGCTTTTCAGCGGCAGCATCGGACGTACCGACTTTCCGGATGGCAGCTTCGCGGATTTGAAGCGATCGATCGAAGAGCAGTTGTTTACGCTGCCAACCGATTCAATCATTTTGCCAGGCCATGGACCGACGACGACCGTGGGGGACGAAATCGAATCGAATCCCTTCGTGGGGAAACCTGCCGGGTACGATCCTGCAAGTTAA
- a CDS encoding ATP-binding protein, protein MASLFVIQGDDQGRRFELARDMISIGRDRGNEIVLHDTEISRRHAEIRMTDDGFRLIDLQSSNGCFLNQKRVSDCQLTHGDRLQLGHTLMIFTHTASAPTTRPISVSLQERHREGSRIIHSIRHEEGSQIFLPSELREPGESQNLQDNLQLIYDTALAVSRTLDIEQLLDYLLGLIFNWVEADRACIVLIDSQTKKPEAKAQRVREGQSGIDESITISRTILEYVLTNREGVLTSDAQDDQRWSPEGSIINSGVNEAICVPMQGRYGIVGAIYIDTFIPPDMSSSPTKSRFTEDHLKLMIAIAHQAALAVEDTHYYSAVVRSERLAAMGQAVAAISHHVKNILQGIHGGSYIIEEGIKSGKMDVVQHGWGIVSRNQDRIAHLVMDMLSFSKEREPDRSNASLNDVVEDVVNLMRARAKENDVLLEFRPDIDLPMGLFDEEGIHRAVLNVVTNAIDAVTEIETARVVVSTEFRQQDQTLACLVEDNGCGIPDEMLQKIFSAFESTKGNRGTGLGLPVTQKILQEHGGDVLVESTPGQGTKFILHFPWIAVPTEETRY, encoded by the coding sequence TTGGCTTCACTATTTGTCATCCAAGGCGACGACCAAGGACGCCGGTTTGAATTAGCGCGTGACATGATTTCGATTGGTCGAGATCGTGGTAACGAGATCGTTCTGCACGATACCGAAATATCGCGTCGCCACGCTGAAATACGCATGACCGACGATGGCTTTCGACTGATTGATCTTCAAAGCTCCAATGGATGCTTCCTCAATCAGAAAAGAGTCTCCGATTGCCAGCTGACTCATGGAGACCGATTGCAGCTCGGTCACACGCTGATGATCTTCACCCATACCGCTTCGGCTCCCACAACTCGGCCGATCAGTGTGAGCCTGCAAGAGCGGCACCGTGAAGGGTCTCGGATTATTCATTCGATTCGACACGAAGAAGGCAGCCAGATCTTTCTGCCTTCCGAGCTTCGTGAGCCAGGAGAATCGCAAAATCTGCAAGACAACTTGCAGCTAATCTACGACACGGCTTTGGCCGTCAGCCGAACGCTCGATATCGAACAATTACTCGATTACCTGCTAGGCCTTATTTTCAACTGGGTCGAAGCGGATCGCGCATGCATTGTGTTGATCGACTCGCAAACGAAAAAGCCCGAAGCCAAAGCACAAAGAGTCCGCGAAGGCCAAAGCGGCATCGACGAGTCGATCACCATCAGTCGCACGATTCTCGAATACGTACTTACCAATCGTGAAGGGGTTCTCACCTCCGATGCCCAAGACGATCAGCGCTGGTCGCCGGAAGGAAGCATCATCAACAGTGGCGTAAACGAAGCGATTTGCGTTCCCATGCAAGGCCGATACGGCATCGTTGGGGCGATATACATCGATACGTTTATCCCTCCCGATATGTCGTCATCCCCGACCAAGTCCCGCTTTACCGAAGACCACCTGAAGCTGATGATCGCTATCGCTCATCAAGCAGCGTTAGCAGTAGAAGACACGCACTACTATTCGGCCGTGGTTCGTAGCGAACGACTTGCCGCTATGGGGCAAGCGGTCGCCGCCATTTCGCATCATGTGAAAAACATTCTGCAAGGGATTCACGGCGGCAGCTACATTATCGAAGAAGGCATCAAGTCCGGCAAAATGGATGTTGTCCAGCATGGCTGGGGCATTGTCTCTAGAAACCAAGACCGCATCGCACACTTGGTCATGGACATGCTTTCTTTCAGTAAGGAACGTGAACCGGATCGCAGCAATGCATCGCTCAACGATGTCGTGGAAGACGTCGTCAATTTGATGCGGGCACGTGCGAAAGAGAACGATGTCCTACTGGAGTTTCGCCCTGACATCGATCTTCCGATGGGGCTGTTCGACGAAGAAGGAATTCACCGCGCCGTGCTAAATGTGGTCACGAACGCGATTGATGCCGTAACAGAAATCGAAACAGCTCGCGTTGTCGTTTCCACGGAATTCCGTCAACAAGATCAAACACTTGCCTGTTTGGTTGAAGACAACGGGTGCGGAATTCCGGACGAGATGCTGCAAAAGATCTTTTCAGCGTTCGAATCGACCAAAGGTAACCGCGGCACAGGACTGGGGCTTCCTGTGACTCAAAAGATCCTCCAAGAACATGGCGGAGACGTCCTCGTGGAAAGCACTCCTGGTCAAGGGACCAAGTTTATCCTGCATTTCCCTTGGATCGCGGTTCCGACCGAAGAAACCCGCTATTAA